A portion of the Micromonospora vinacea genome contains these proteins:
- a CDS encoding mycoredoxin, whose translation MLTMYSTPWCGYCHRLKSQLDREGIGYEVVDIEQNPKAAEFVMSVNGGNQTVPTLRFADGSALTNPSITQVKQHLETLNA comes from the coding sequence ATGCTGACGATGTATTCCACCCCCTGGTGCGGCTACTGCCACCGGCTGAAGTCGCAGCTCGACCGGGAGGGCATCGGGTACGAGGTGGTCGACATCGAGCAGAACCCGAAGGCCGCGGAGTTCGTGATGAGCGTCAACGGCGGCAACCAGACGGTGCCGACGCTGCGCTTCGCCGACGGCAGCGCCCTGACGAATCCCTCGATCACCCAGGTCAAGCAGCACCTGGAGACGCTCAACGCCTGA
- a CDS encoding DUF397 domain-containing protein, protein MNDIRNTPSVSAHSLADAPWRTSTRSQTSNCVEVAPLATGPSAVALRDSKDRGGPVLLFNRAGWLGFITGAKKGQFDLN, encoded by the coding sequence ATGAACGACATCCGCAACACGCCGTCCGTCTCCGCCCACTCGTTGGCGGACGCCCCGTGGCGTACCAGCACACGCAGCCAGACCTCCAACTGTGTGGAGGTCGCCCCGCTCGCCACCGGCCCGTCGGCGGTCGCCCTACGCGACAGCAAGGACCGGGGCGGTCCGGTGCTGCTGTTCAACCGCGCGGGGTGGCTCGGCTTCATCACCGGAGCGAAGAAGGGCCAGTTCGATCTGAACTGA
- a CDS encoding YlbL family protein — protein MRRRGLTVLLGALFTALLSIGVLRVPIPYVVLGPGPTVNTLGTTDGKEVIQVSGRETSTSAGQLRLTTVGVQPTVRLRGAIAGWFSDDEAVVPRELVYPPGESTEQVEQRNAEDFKASQTSAETAALRELGFPVQVVIKTVAGDGPAAGALKAGDVITSVDGQPVPVAAKVTELVRAKPAGTALTIGYTRDGAPATATVTSQEQDGRPRIGVEIDQQQPHPFTLGIDLGDIGGPSAGLMFALGIVDKLTPADLTGGQIIAGTGTIDDEGAVGPIGGIAQKLVGAKRAGAKVFLVPADNCAEAVRNPQPDLPLLRVGSLDEAMTALETLRAGGQPTRC, from the coding sequence ATGAGACGTCGTGGCCTGACGGTCCTGCTCGGTGCCCTGTTCACCGCCCTGCTGAGCATCGGGGTGCTCCGGGTGCCGATTCCGTACGTGGTGCTGGGCCCGGGGCCGACGGTCAACACCCTCGGTACGACCGACGGTAAGGAGGTCATCCAGGTCTCCGGTCGGGAGACCTCCACCTCGGCCGGCCAGTTGCGGCTGACCACGGTGGGGGTGCAGCCCACTGTGCGGTTGCGGGGGGCGATCGCGGGCTGGTTCTCCGACGACGAGGCGGTGGTGCCGCGTGAGCTGGTCTACCCGCCGGGGGAGTCGACGGAGCAGGTCGAGCAGCGCAACGCCGAGGACTTCAAGGCGTCGCAGACCAGCGCGGAGACCGCCGCACTGCGGGAGTTGGGCTTTCCGGTGCAGGTGGTGATCAAGACGGTGGCCGGGGACGGCCCGGCGGCCGGTGCGCTGAAGGCCGGCGATGTGATCACCTCGGTCGACGGCCAGCCGGTGCCGGTGGCCGCGAAGGTCACCGAGCTGGTCCGGGCCAAGCCGGCGGGCACGGCGTTGACCATCGGCTACACCCGGGACGGCGCGCCGGCCACCGCGACGGTGACCAGCCAGGAGCAGGACGGCCGGCCGCGGATCGGTGTCGAGATCGATCAGCAGCAGCCGCACCCGTTCACGCTCGGCATCGACCTGGGTGACATCGGTGGGCCGAGCGCCGGTCTGATGTTCGCCCTGGGGATCGTGGACAAGCTGACCCCGGCCGACCTGACCGGCGGCCAGATCATCGCCGGCACCGGCACCATCGACGACGAGGGTGCCGTCGGCCCGATCGGCGGGATCGCCCAGAAGCTGGTCGGTGCCAAGCGCGCCGGGGCCAAGGTCTTCCTGGTACCGGCGGACAACTGCGCGGAGGCGGTCCGCAACCCGCAGCCGGATCTGCCGCTGTTGCGGGTGGGCTCGTTGGACGAGGCGATGACCGCGCTGGAGACGTTGCGCGCGGGCGGTCAACCGACGCGTTGCTGA
- a CDS encoding DUF5679 domain-containing protein translates to MADQAQTTYNGYCVKCKEKRDFEGHVEVSKTGMNMAKGKCPVCGTTVNRILGKAKV, encoded by the coding sequence GTGGCCGACCAGGCCCAGACGACCTACAACGGTTACTGCGTGAAGTGCAAGGAGAAGCGGGACTTCGAGGGGCACGTCGAGGTCTCGAAGACCGGAATGAACATGGCCAAGGGCAAGTGTCCGGTATGCGGCACAACAGTGAACCGCATCCTGGGCAAGGCCAAGGTCTGA
- a CDS encoding zinc-dependent metalloprotease: MPDIPFGFALPGGQPPDPNDPAQMQQFMSQLQHLLSAPGSGPVNWDLARQVAASQLAAAGDPAVSMYERNAVEEALRLADLWLEPASAWPTGIQNPVAWNRNEWIFKTLDVWRKLCDPVASRMVGAMGDLVPPEARAQLGPMQSMVASLGGALFGGQLGQALGSLAAEVLSAGDIGLPLGPAGTAALIPANIRAYGEGLELPEDEVRLYVALREAAHQRLFQHVPWLRGHVLSAVEMYASGIRVNREAIEEAMGRVDPTDPESMQAIALEGIFTPEDTPAQKASLARLETALALVEGWVCHVVDSAASDRLPNVVRLGEAFRRRRAAGGPAEQTFAALVGLELRPRRLREAAALWAALTQHRGIEGRDAVWGHPDLLPSDDDFADPVAFAMNDMDLSELDSFDFTAPGGVEEKAPGQPDETDGEDDAKS; this comes from the coding sequence GTGCCTGATATTCCGTTCGGTTTCGCGCTCCCGGGTGGGCAGCCACCAGACCCCAACGATCCCGCGCAGATGCAGCAGTTCATGTCGCAGTTGCAGCACCTGCTCTCCGCGCCGGGCAGCGGTCCGGTCAACTGGGACCTGGCCCGGCAGGTAGCAGCCAGCCAGCTCGCGGCCGCCGGTGACCCGGCGGTGTCGATGTACGAACGCAACGCGGTCGAGGAGGCGCTCCGCCTCGCCGACCTGTGGTTGGAGCCCGCCTCGGCGTGGCCCACCGGCATCCAGAACCCGGTTGCGTGGAACCGCAACGAGTGGATCTTCAAGACGCTGGACGTGTGGCGCAAGCTGTGCGACCCGGTCGCCAGCCGGATGGTCGGCGCGATGGGCGACCTGGTGCCACCGGAGGCGCGCGCCCAGCTCGGCCCGATGCAGTCGATGGTGGCCTCCCTCGGTGGCGCGCTCTTCGGCGGTCAGCTGGGCCAGGCCCTCGGTTCGCTCGCCGCGGAGGTACTCTCCGCCGGCGACATCGGGCTGCCGCTCGGCCCGGCCGGCACGGCCGCGCTGATCCCGGCCAACATCCGGGCGTACGGCGAGGGCCTGGAACTGCCCGAGGACGAGGTCCGCCTCTACGTGGCGCTGCGCGAGGCCGCCCACCAGCGGCTGTTCCAACACGTCCCGTGGCTGCGGGGGCATGTGCTCAGCGCGGTCGAGATGTACGCGTCGGGCATCCGGGTCAACCGGGAGGCGATCGAGGAGGCGATGGGCCGGGTCGACCCGACCGACCCCGAGTCGATGCAGGCGATCGCCCTGGAGGGCATCTTCACCCCGGAGGACACCCCGGCGCAGAAGGCGTCGCTGGCCCGCCTGGAGACCGCACTCGCCCTGGTCGAGGGCTGGGTGTGCCACGTGGTGGACAGCGCCGCCAGCGACCGGCTGCCCAACGTCGTCCGGTTGGGCGAGGCGTTCCGCCGTCGCCGGGCCGCCGGTGGCCCCGCCGAGCAGACCTTCGCCGCGCTGGTCGGCCTGGAACTGCGCCCCCGCCGGCTGCGCGAGGCCGCGGCGCTCTGGGCCGCGCTCACCCAGCACCGTGGCATCGAGGGGCGCGACGCCGTCTGGGGCCACCCGGATCTGCTCCCGTCGGACGACGACTTCGCCGACCCGGTCGCCTTCGCGATGAACGACATGGACCTCAGCGAGCTGGACAGCTTCGACTTCACCGCCCCCGGCGGGGTGGAGGAGAAGGCCCCCGGTCAGCCGGATGAGACCGACGGCGAGGACGACGCCAAGTCCTGA
- a CDS encoding ATP-dependent DNA helicase UvrD2, producing MAVHSASEQVLAGLDPEQRSAVTAPAGPVCILAGAGTGKTRAITSRIAHRALSGEISPRHVLAVTFTARAAAEMRHRLTLLGAQGVQARTFHAAALRQVRYFAPRLLAGRAMPELLDSKVRLVTLAAARVGLRTDRAAARDLAGEIEWAKSSLVEPTDYVVAAARALRDTPHEPAKVADVFTAYEQLKRSNGVIDFEDMLRAAVWGIEEHPDVGEQIRTQYRHFVVDEYQDVNPLQQRLLDAWLAGRNDLTVVGDASQTIYSFTGATSAYLVDFPRRHRNATVVRLVRDYRSTPQVVGLANAVISQARGTEARLRLELSGQRPPGPEPDLRIFTDEPAEANAVAARCRSLIDAGTPAKEIAVLFRVNAQSEAYEKALTEAGVPYVVQGAERFFERTEVRQAMVALRAATRSIPGETPLPVAVVEALTAVGWAPDAPPAGGAARERWEALSALVQLAEEYAATPEVVPIGEAASVERPVTLTDFTEELARRAAQQHVPTVDGVTLASLHSAKGLEWDAVFLVGLAEGTLPTTYAKTVEQVEEERRLLYVGITRAREWLWLSYATARSPGGRARRPSRFLPQLDRSGGTERATGSTGPARRPERRRTQIVSCRICGATLLAGPDRKLGRCPTCPSDIDDELHERLREWRQRVAGAQKVPAYVVFTDATLIALAERRPGRSEELIAIAGIGPRKLGLYGESVLALVAGAGVDDVCPEKTFEISS from the coding sequence GTGGCGGTTCACTCAGCGTCGGAACAGGTGCTCGCCGGGCTGGACCCGGAGCAGCGCTCGGCGGTGACCGCACCCGCCGGCCCGGTCTGCATCCTGGCCGGCGCCGGCACCGGCAAGACCCGGGCGATCACCTCCCGAATCGCCCACCGGGCGCTCTCCGGTGAGATCTCACCCCGGCACGTGCTCGCGGTCACCTTCACCGCCCGCGCCGCCGCCGAGATGCGACACCGTCTCACTCTGCTCGGGGCGCAAGGCGTCCAGGCACGGACCTTCCACGCCGCCGCGCTGCGCCAGGTGCGCTACTTCGCGCCCCGGCTGCTGGCCGGCCGCGCCATGCCCGAGCTGCTGGACAGCAAGGTCCGACTGGTCACCCTCGCCGCCGCCCGGGTCGGCCTGCGTACCGACCGGGCCGCCGCCCGCGACCTGGCCGGCGAGATCGAGTGGGCGAAGTCGTCGCTTGTCGAGCCGACGGACTACGTGGTCGCCGCGGCCCGGGCACTGCGCGACACACCGCACGAGCCGGCGAAGGTCGCCGACGTGTTCACCGCGTACGAGCAGCTCAAGCGCTCGAACGGTGTGATCGACTTCGAGGACATGCTGCGGGCCGCGGTGTGGGGCATCGAGGAGCACCCGGACGTCGGCGAGCAGATCCGCACCCAGTACCGGCACTTCGTGGTCGACGAGTACCAGGACGTCAACCCACTCCAACAGCGGTTGCTGGACGCCTGGCTGGCCGGCCGCAACGACCTGACAGTGGTCGGCGACGCCAGCCAGACGATCTACTCGTTCACCGGGGCCACCTCGGCGTACCTGGTCGACTTCCCCCGCCGGCACCGCAACGCCACGGTGGTCCGGCTGGTCCGCGACTACCGCTCCACCCCGCAGGTGGTCGGGCTGGCAAACGCGGTGATCTCCCAGGCCCGGGGCACCGAGGCGCGTCTGCGACTGGAGTTGAGCGGGCAGCGCCCACCCGGCCCCGAGCCGGACCTGCGGATCTTCACCGACGAGCCGGCGGAGGCGAACGCGGTGGCCGCGCGCTGCCGGTCCCTGATCGACGCGGGCACGCCGGCGAAGGAGATCGCCGTGCTGTTCCGCGTCAACGCGCAGTCCGAGGCGTACGAGAAGGCGCTCACCGAGGCCGGCGTGCCGTACGTCGTGCAGGGCGCGGAGCGGTTCTTCGAACGGACCGAGGTACGCCAGGCGATGGTCGCGCTGCGTGCCGCCACCCGCTCGATCCCGGGGGAGACACCGCTGCCGGTCGCCGTCGTCGAGGCGCTCACCGCCGTCGGCTGGGCCCCGGACGCGCCCCCGGCCGGCGGCGCCGCCCGCGAGCGGTGGGAGGCGCTGTCCGCGCTGGTCCAACTCGCCGAGGAGTACGCGGCCACCCCCGAGGTCGTGCCGATCGGCGAGGCCGCCTCGGTGGAGCGTCCGGTCACCCTCACCGACTTCACCGAGGAGTTGGCGCGACGGGCCGCCCAGCAGCACGTGCCGACCGTGGACGGCGTGACGCTGGCGTCCCTGCACTCGGCCAAGGGGCTGGAGTGGGACGCGGTCTTCCTGGTCGGCCTGGCCGAGGGCACCCTGCCCACCACGTACGCCAAGACCGTCGAGCAGGTCGAGGAGGAGCGGCGGCTGCTCTACGTCGGGATCACCCGCGCCCGGGAGTGGCTGTGGCTGTCGTACGCCACCGCGCGCTCGCCCGGCGGACGGGCCCGGCGGCCGTCGCGGTTCCTGCCCCAACTGGACCGCTCCGGCGGCACCGAACGGGCGACGGGTAGCACCGGTCCGGCCCGCCGTCCCGAGCGGCGGCGAACCCAGATCGTCTCCTGCCGGATCTGCGGCGCCACACTGCTCGCCGGCCCGGACCGCAAGCTCGGCAGGTGCCCCACCTGCCCGTCCGACATAGACGATGAGCTGCACGAACGGCTGCGCGAGTGGCGGCAGCGGGTGGCCGGTGCGCAGAAGGTCCCGGCCTACGTGGTCTTCACCGACGCGACGTTGATCGCGTTGGCCGAGCGGCGACCGGGCCGGTCGGAGGAGCTGATCGCCATCGCCGGTATCGGCCCTCGGAAGCTGGGCCTCTACGGGGAGTCGGTGCTGGCCCTCGTGGCTGGTGCCGGGGTGGACGATGTCTGCCCGGAGAAAACTTTCGAAATCTCGTCGTAA
- a CDS encoding ABC1 kinase family protein has translation MTDIPRRAVSRTAKLAALPLGFAGRTVLGMGKRVTGLASDVISAEIQQRTAEQLFSVLGQLKGGAMKFGQALSVFEAALPEEIAAPYRQALTKLQEAAPPLPAASVHKVLAEQLGPDWRDLFVEFNDVPAAAASIGQVHRARWREPGYDESGAPHSRDVAVKIQYPGAGDALLADLKQLSRLGGMFRAIQPGLDVKPLLAELRERITEELDYELEAESQRTFAAAYADDPEIFIPEVVNASPRVLVTEWVTGTPLADIIREGTEEERDEAGRLMATLHLSAPQRAGLLHADPHPGNFRLLPDGRLGVIDFGAVARMPEGTPEPIGRIAAMALRGDADEVVAGLRSEGFIGSAEEIDAEGVLDFIRPMLEPIAADGFRFTRAWLRAEAGRLASPRSPTYQLSKRLNLPPSYLLIHRVTLGSIGVLCQLEAKAPYRSILERWLPGFAPVA, from the coding sequence GTGACCGACATCCCGCGCCGCGCCGTGTCCCGCACCGCCAAGCTCGCCGCCCTGCCGCTCGGCTTCGCCGGCCGGACCGTTCTCGGGATGGGAAAGCGCGTCACCGGGCTCGCCTCCGACGTGATCTCCGCGGAGATTCAGCAGCGCACCGCCGAGCAACTGTTCAGCGTGTTGGGCCAGCTCAAGGGCGGGGCGATGAAGTTCGGCCAGGCGCTGTCGGTCTTCGAGGCGGCTTTGCCGGAGGAGATCGCCGCGCCCTACCGGCAGGCGCTGACGAAGCTGCAGGAGGCGGCGCCACCGCTGCCGGCCGCCAGCGTGCACAAGGTGCTGGCCGAGCAACTCGGGCCCGACTGGCGGGACCTGTTCGTCGAGTTCAACGACGTCCCGGCCGCCGCCGCCAGCATCGGCCAGGTGCACCGGGCGCGCTGGCGCGAGCCCGGGTACGACGAGTCGGGCGCACCGCACAGCCGGGACGTGGCGGTCAAGATCCAGTATCCGGGGGCTGGCGACGCCCTGCTCGCCGACCTCAAGCAGCTGTCCCGACTGGGCGGGATGTTCCGGGCCATCCAGCCCGGCCTGGACGTCAAGCCGCTCCTGGCCGAGCTGCGCGAACGGATCACCGAGGAGTTGGACTACGAGTTGGAGGCCGAGTCGCAGCGCACCTTCGCCGCCGCGTACGCCGACGACCCGGAGATCTTCATCCCGGAAGTGGTAAACGCCTCGCCCCGGGTGCTGGTCACCGAGTGGGTGACGGGCACCCCGCTGGCCGACATCATCCGCGAGGGCACCGAGGAGGAGCGGGACGAGGCGGGCCGGTTGATGGCCACCCTGCATCTCTCGGCGCCGCAGCGGGCCGGGCTGCTGCATGCCGACCCGCACCCGGGAAACTTCCGGCTGCTGCCCGACGGCCGGCTCGGGGTGATCGATTTCGGTGCGGTGGCCCGGATGCCGGAGGGCACGCCGGAGCCGATCGGTCGTATCGCCGCGATGGCCCTGCGCGGCGACGCCGACGAGGTCGTGGCGGGGCTGCGGTCGGAGGGGTTCATCGGTTCGGCCGAGGAGATCGACGCCGAGGGGGTGCTCGATTTCATCCGCCCCATGTTGGAGCCCATCGCGGCGGACGGCTTCCGGTTCACCCGAGCCTGGCTACGCGCCGAGGCGGGGCGATTGGCCAGCCCCCGCTCCCCCACGTACCAGCTGAGCAAGCGGCTCAACCTGCCCCCGTCGTACCTGCTGATCCACCGGGTGACGCTCGGGTCGATCGGGGTGCTCTGCCAGTTGGAGGCGAAGGCCCCCTACCGGAGCATCCTGGAGCGCTGGCTGCCCGGCTTCGCCCCGGTCGCCTGA
- a CDS encoding WhiB family transcriptional regulator has product MSLALAPLDMSVEMEANLPCRKFDPDLWFSDSPTELELAKSLCGDCPLRVECLAGAVERAEPWGVWGGEIFERGAVVPRKRPRGRPRKEDVARDAELRVEAEARLAASGLSEARGAVRLAA; this is encoded by the coding sequence ATGAGTCTGGCGTTGGCCCCCCTCGACATGAGCGTCGAGATGGAGGCGAACCTGCCCTGCCGGAAGTTCGACCCCGACCTGTGGTTCTCCGACTCGCCCACCGAGCTCGAGCTGGCCAAGTCACTCTGCGGGGACTGCCCGCTGCGTGTCGAGTGCCTGGCCGGAGCCGTTGAGCGAGCGGAGCCGTGGGGCGTCTGGGGCGGCGAGATCTTCGAGCGTGGCGCGGTTGTCCCGCGTAAGCGGCCCCGTGGCCGTCCGCGTAAGGAGGACGTCGCCCGTGACGCCGAGCTTCGGGTCGAGGCCGAGGCGCGCCTGGCGGCCAGTGGGCTGTCCGAGGCGCGTGGCGCGGTCCGGCTGGCAGCCTGA
- a CDS encoding TOMM precursor leader peptide-binding protein, with the protein MSRSVLPRPTLLPGLNRLWRDRHTLQLGVGPGPAVLVELANPRAAHLLDLLDGTRSERTVLAQAATARVSADDARTLLDTLRAAGLLVPAHSLLPRDLTGPVRARLAAEAGALALAAARLPGTPAQVLRRRRAARVLLTGAGGLGGPLTVALAQSGVGQVIPQLTGSVRPVDLIGTGIPATELGRPLAPAVRAAVDRVAPGTGTHPSRAGRIDLVIQLGTDRPPALLAAGLAQRRQPHLLVTLREGVPVIGPLVRPPAGPCLHCVELHRADRDPDWPRLAAQLAAADPVAAGTTGTLLVACGYALAEALTQLDGGQPETLGGAMEITGNGRFRRRGWPPHPACGCSRGRVSAPARPQSSSGALRSVTMTV; encoded by the coding sequence ATGAGCCGCAGCGTACTGCCCCGCCCCACCCTGCTACCCGGCCTCAACCGGCTCTGGCGGGACCGGCACACCCTCCAGCTCGGCGTCGGCCCCGGGCCGGCCGTCCTGGTGGAACTGGCCAACCCCCGCGCCGCCCACCTGCTCGACCTGCTGGACGGCACCCGCAGCGAGCGCACAGTGCTGGCCCAGGCGGCGACCGCCCGGGTCAGCGCCGACGACGCGCGTACCCTGCTCGACACCCTGCGGGCCGCCGGCCTGTTGGTGCCCGCGCACAGCCTGCTCCCCCGCGACCTGACCGGCCCGGTCCGTGCCCGGCTCGCGGCCGAGGCCGGCGCGCTGGCCCTGGCCGCCGCCCGACTACCCGGCACCCCCGCGCAGGTCCTGCGTCGGCGGCGCGCGGCCCGGGTCCTGCTCACCGGCGCCGGAGGGCTCGGCGGGCCGCTGACGGTCGCGCTGGCCCAGTCCGGCGTGGGGCAGGTGATTCCGCAGCTCACCGGCTCGGTACGCCCCGTCGACCTGATCGGTACGGGCATCCCCGCCACCGAACTGGGTCGTCCGCTGGCACCGGCGGTACGGGCCGCGGTCGACCGCGTCGCACCGGGCACCGGCACCCACCCGAGCCGCGCCGGCCGGATCGACCTGGTGATCCAGCTCGGCACGGACCGGCCTCCCGCGCTGCTCGCCGCCGGTCTCGCCCAGCGTCGGCAGCCGCACCTGCTGGTCACGCTCCGCGAAGGCGTACCGGTGATCGGGCCGCTGGTTCGCCCACCCGCAGGGCCCTGCCTGCACTGCGTCGAGCTGCACCGGGCCGATCGCGACCCGGACTGGCCACGGCTCGCCGCTCAACTCGCCGCCGCCGACCCGGTGGCCGCCGGAACGACCGGCACGCTGCTCGTCGCCTGCGGGTACGCGTTGGCCGAGGCACTGACGCAGCTGGACGGAGGTCAGCCGGAGACGCTGGGTGGTGCCATGGAGATCACCGGCAACGGTCGTTTCCGTCGTCGGGGTTGGCCGCCACACCCGGCATGTGGGTGCTCACGAGGCCGAGTGTCCGCACCAGCCCGGCCGCAGAGCAGCAGCGGGGCCCTCCGGTCGGTAACAATGACCGTGTGA
- a CDS encoding M48 metallopeptidase family protein, which yields MAGTRKPVVEVRRSQRRRRTVSAYRDGERVVVLIPDQFSRAEESEWVDRMLARLAAREGRLARSDAELLARANRLIDLYLPGYATKAVPASVRWVTNQNGRWGSCTPADRSIRISHRVQEMPEWVIDYVLLHELAHLIVPSHNARFWALVGRYPKAERARGYLEGVAAASCAPLPT from the coding sequence ATGGCGGGGACGCGTAAGCCGGTCGTCGAGGTGCGGCGCAGCCAGCGCCGACGACGCACGGTGTCCGCGTACCGTGACGGTGAGCGAGTGGTCGTCCTCATCCCCGACCAGTTCTCCCGCGCCGAGGAGAGCGAGTGGGTCGACCGGATGCTCGCCCGGCTCGCCGCCCGGGAGGGCCGCCTCGCCCGCTCCGACGCCGAGCTGCTGGCCCGCGCCAACCGGCTCATCGACCTCTACCTCCCCGGGTACGCCACGAAGGCGGTGCCGGCCAGCGTCCGATGGGTCACCAACCAGAACGGCCGATGGGGTTCCTGCACGCCGGCGGACCGCAGCATCCGAATCTCGCACCGCGTCCAGGAGATGCCCGAATGGGTGATCGACTACGTGTTGCTCCACGAGCTGGCGCACCTCATCGTGCCCAGCCACAACGCCCGGTTCTGGGCGTTGGTCGGTCGCTACCCCAAGGCGGAACGCGCCCGCGGCTACCTCGAAGGAGTAGCCGCCGCCTCCTGCGCCCCGCTCCCCACCTGA
- a CDS encoding helix-turn-helix domain-containing protein — protein MPPAAPSPILRRRRLGVELRRLREAAGFTGDQVIERIGWASASKLSRLENGRSRPDPQDVSDLLDLYGADQALHDELLGITNEAGDMRGWLKNFPVMTQQQRGWAELEAGCAEISEYNPVLVPGLLQTPGYAQLRIVSARQVSAGAGEPEPGDEPETEVQARLARQSLLTREPHAPRYTAVLEEAALGRRAGPPEVLHEQLLQLCELALLPNVALHVLPRDTQIGNWYLPPTAFSVYRFADPLDPETLAIEGGFTDVMSTDTITLNRYKVVFEWLCTAALNASDTLSWLIEAAGRLTEATPPSTVAFGPATAPTQRRRESGRLTDR, from the coding sequence GTGCCTCCTGCCGCACCCAGCCCAATCCTGCGTCGTCGCCGGTTGGGCGTCGAGCTGCGCCGCCTGCGTGAGGCCGCAGGCTTCACGGGCGATCAGGTCATCGAGCGTATCGGTTGGGCCTCCGCATCCAAACTGTCCCGTTTGGAGAACGGCCGCAGCCGACCGGACCCACAGGACGTCAGCGACCTGCTCGACCTCTACGGCGCCGACCAGGCGCTGCACGACGAACTGCTGGGCATCACCAACGAGGCCGGCGACATGCGCGGCTGGTTGAAGAACTTCCCGGTGATGACGCAGCAACAGCGCGGCTGGGCCGAGTTGGAGGCGGGCTGCGCGGAGATCTCCGAGTACAACCCGGTGCTGGTGCCGGGCCTGTTGCAGACCCCCGGGTACGCCCAGCTGCGGATCGTGTCGGCCCGGCAGGTGAGCGCGGGCGCGGGCGAGCCGGAACCCGGCGACGAGCCGGAGACCGAGGTGCAGGCGCGGCTGGCCCGCCAGTCGCTGCTGACCCGGGAACCGCACGCTCCCCGCTACACCGCAGTGCTGGAGGAGGCGGCCCTCGGCCGTCGGGCCGGGCCGCCGGAGGTGCTGCACGAGCAGCTGCTCCAACTCTGTGAGCTGGCGCTGCTGCCCAACGTGGCCCTGCACGTGCTGCCCCGGGACACCCAGATCGGCAATTGGTACCTTCCGCCGACCGCCTTCTCGGTCTATCGGTTCGCCGATCCCCTCGATCCGGAGACATTGGCCATCGAAGGTGGCTTCACCGACGTCATGTCGACCGACACAATCACTCTAAATCGCTATAAAGTGGTGTTCGAGTGGCTATGCACGGCGGCACTTAACGCTTCGGACACCCTCTCCTGGCTGATCGAGGCGGCGGGACGGCTGACCGAGGCAACGCCCCCATCCACAGTGGCGTTCGGGCCGGCAACGGCGCCGACCCAACGCCGCCGGGAATCGGGGCGACTGACGGACCGGTGA
- the nudC gene encoding NAD(+) diphosphatase has translation MSGEAAPPLARSTLDRAAHRRGDSQWLTEAWLRARVLLLDSTDEGRTLARTETSPPTLVLFGAGDVPAGSESGAMFLGVEPDGVPVFAVDAPLPTIPGTRAVHLREVGHLLADREAGIFTTALALVNWHTRHGYSTSTGAPTAMDEAGWSRVDRNGGRIWPRTDPAMIVLVHDGVDGPDGRCLLGNNAGWQGTPGGRRYSCLAGYVEPGESAEAAVLREVREEVGIGVERIGYVGSQAWPFPGSLMLGFLATANPTEPVRVDPSEIAYARWFSRREIGAALAGQTVDVGDGARLILPPPSSIALFLIHRWLDGWVDADR, from the coding sequence GTGAGCGGGGAGGCGGCGCCGCCGTTGGCGCGGTCCACGCTGGATCGGGCGGCGCACCGGCGGGGTGACTCGCAGTGGTTGACCGAGGCGTGGTTGCGGGCCCGGGTGCTGCTGCTCGATTCGACCGACGAGGGGCGGACGCTCGCCCGCACCGAGACGTCGCCGCCGACGTTGGTGCTGTTCGGGGCGGGTGACGTGCCCGCCGGCTCCGAGTCGGGCGCGATGTTCCTGGGTGTCGAGCCGGACGGGGTGCCGGTCTTCGCTGTCGACGCGCCGCTGCCGACGATTCCGGGGACCCGGGCGGTCCACCTCCGGGAGGTGGGTCACCTGCTCGCCGACCGGGAGGCCGGCATCTTCACCACCGCGTTGGCGCTGGTCAACTGGCACACCCGACACGGTTACTCGACGAGCACCGGCGCGCCTACCGCGATGGACGAGGCCGGTTGGTCCCGGGTGGACCGCAACGGCGGGCGGATCTGGCCGCGTACCGACCCGGCGATGATCGTGCTCGTTCACGACGGCGTGGACGGGCCGGACGGCCGCTGTCTGCTCGGCAACAACGCCGGCTGGCAGGGCACACCGGGTGGTCGGCGCTACTCCTGCCTGGCCGGCTACGTGGAGCCAGGGGAGTCGGCGGAGGCGGCCGTGCTGCGCGAGGTCCGCGAGGAGGTGGGCATCGGGGTCGAGCGCATCGGGTACGTGGGCAGCCAGGCCTGGCCGTTCCCCGGCTCGCTGATGCTCGGCTTCCTGGCCACCGCGAACCCGACAGAGCCGGTGCGGGTCGACCCGTCCGAGATCGCGTACGCCCGCTGGTTCTCCCGCCGGGAGATCGGGGCGGCGTTGGCCGGGCAGACGGTGGACGTGGGCGATGGGGCCCGGCTGATCCTGCCGCCCCCGTCGTCGATCGCGCTGTTCCTCATCCACCGTTGGCTGGACGGCTGGGTGGACGCCGACCGCTGA